A single window of Populus nigra chromosome 17, ddPopNigr1.1, whole genome shotgun sequence DNA harbors:
- the LOC133677677 gene encoding serine/threonine-protein kinase STN8, chloroplastic-like: protein MASLISPVTPAPQQNPKIICFSTFKPNFHNDISSFTNRLKGNSGRCKAFSGNIPDDLLENTLQLDQFSVFQSGLVQFQSVTEELSDTQKWGLLVFAGVAWIYLTARPGILIGAIDAYLLAPLQLGLDSLSGRRNLKRSDFLVGDKLGEGSFGVVYSGVVVPRNATVDEKVPKRGTGRALQLSTRFKEKVILKKVKVGVTGAEQFGEYEEWFNYRLSRAAPETCAKFLGSFVAESDRTSSQFTKGGKWLVWKFEGDQTLGDYMKDRNFPFNLESIMFGRVLQGVDSVKRSALIIKQIMRQIITSLKKIHDTGIVHRDVKPANLVVTKKGKIKLIDFGAATDLRIGKNYIPDQSLLDPDYCPPELFVLPEETPSPPPEPVAALLSPILWQLNSPDLFDSYSAGIVLLQMAIPSLRPVSGLKNFNTEIKKARYDLNIWRESTRLRPDVTILELDSGRGWDLATKLISERGYLGRGRLSAAAALRHPYFLLGGDQAATVLSKLSLTK, encoded by the exons ATGGCTTCTCTGATATCTCCAGTGACACCTGCACCTCAGCAGAATCCTaaaattatttgcttttctaCTTTCAAGCCCAATttccataatgatatttcttCATTCACTAACCGTTTGAAAGGTAACTCAGGCAGGTGTAAAGCTTTCTCTGGCAATATCCCGGATGATTTATTGGAGAACACTCTTCAACTGGACCAATTCTCAGTTTTTCAATCTGGGTTGGTGCAATTTCAGAGTGTGACTGAGGAACTCTCAGATACTCAGAAATGGGGTCTTCTGGTTTTTGCTGGGGTGGCATGGATTTACTTGACTGCAAGGCCTGGTATTCTCATAGGGGCCATCGATGCATACCTTCTGGCTCCTTTGCAACTTGGTTTGGACAGTTTGAGTGGAAGGAGGAACCTGAAGAGGAGTGATTTCCTGGTTGGAGATAAATTGGGAGAAGGTTCTTTTGGTGTTGTTTATTCTGGGGTGGTTGTTCCAAGGAATGCAACTGTAGACGAGAAGGTGCCGAAGAGGGGGACAGGAAGAGCATTGCAGTTGAGTACGAGGTTCAAAGAAAAGGTTATACTAAAGAAG GTGAAGGTTGGAGTCACAGGAGCAGAACAATTCGGCGAATATGAGGAGTGGTTTAATTACAGGCTGTCAAGAGCAGCTCCTGAAACTTGTGCTAAGTTCCTTGGAAGTTTTGTTGCTGAATCTGACAGAACAAGTTCACAATTTACAAAGGGTGGAAAATGGCTTGTTTGGAAATTTGAG GGAGATCAAACCCTTGGCGATTACATGAAAGATCGCAACTTCCCATTTAACTTGGAGTCCATCATGTTTGGAAGGGTCCTGCAAGGAGTTGATTCTGTTAAACGAAGTGCATTGATCATCAAACAAATAATGCGCCAAATTATTACTTCGCTTAAGAAAATCCATGATACTGGGATTGTTCACAGGGACGTAAAGCCAGCCAACTTAGTGGTGACAAAGAAGGGAAAGATTAAGCTCATAGATTTTGGGGCAGCCACTGACCTCCGGATTGGCAAGAACTACATACCTGATCAAAGTCTGCTTGATCCGGACTATTGTCCACCTGAACTATTTGTGCTGCCAGAGGAGACACCAAGTCCTCCACCTGAGCCAGTTGCTGCCCTTCTTTCTCCAATTTTATGGCAG TTAAACAGCCCTGATCTATTTGATTCATACTCTGCCGGGATTGTTCTCCTGCAAATGGCAATACCAAGCTTGAGGCCTGTATCAGGCTTAAAGAATTTCAATACAGAAATAAAGAAAGCTAGATATGACTTGAATATATGGAGGGAGAGCACTCGATTGAGGCCAGACGTGACAATTCTTGAACTTGACTCAGGTAGAGGGTGGGATCTAGCTACAAAACTGATTTCAGAAAGAGGTTATCTTGGAAGGGGACGTTTATCAGCAGCTGCAGCTCTAAGGCATCCTTATTTCTTGTTGGGGGGTGATCAGGCAGCCACAGTTCTTTCGAAGCTTAGCTTAACAAAATAG
- the LOC133677640 gene encoding receptor-like protein kinase FERONIA, with protein sequence MRSMDKRFCASVLVLLCLLSSIQVIFAANYVPTEKTLLDCGANSDLPDSDGRGWTSDKGSSFLSSSGKSSTATASTQDPAVPQVPYLTARIFQSNFTYSFPVVSGHKFVRLYFYPSSYNGLNASDALFSVTAGSYTLLSNFSVAQTTDALNYVSIMKEYLINVDGDTLNITFSPSSNPSSAYAFVNGIEIVSMPDIYSNADGVMIAGQGVPYAIDNTTALENVYRLNVGGNSITPSGDTGLFRSWSDDQIYLYGAAFGVPESADPNVKIRYPPGMPSYGAPDNVYLTARSMGPSSKVNVNYNLTWIFSVDSGFSYLVRLHFCEISNISKINQRVFDIFLNNQTVEEAADVIAWAGGNGNNGVPVIKDYVVVVPTGPPQQDMWLALHPDLKSKPQYYDSILNGVEIFKLNSSNGNLAGPNPIPAPEQDIIDPSRARPVSGSDHSKSQTAIIAGGVSGGVVLAIVIGFCVLAASRRHRQGKEASSSDGPSGWLPLSLYGNSHSAGSAKTNTTGSYASSLPSNLCRHFSFAEIKSATNNFDEALLLGVGGFGKVYKGEIDGGTTKVAIKRGNPLSEQGVHEFQTEIEMLSKLRHRHLVSLIGYCEENTEMILVYDYMAHGTLREHLYKTQKPPLPWKQRLEICIGSARGLHYLHTGAKHTIIHRDVKTTNILLDEKWVAKVSDFGLSKTGPTLDHTHVSTVVKGSFGYLDPEYFRRQQLTEKSDVYSFGVVLFEILCARPALNPTLPKEQVSLAEWAAHCHKKGILEQILDPYLKGKITPECFKKFAETAMKCVSDQSIDRPSMGDVLWNLEFALQLQESAEDGGKGIVGADDEEVPFNVAYKGKAPDASPGYDGIVTDSRSSGISMSIGGRSLASEDSDGLTPSAVFSQIMNPKGR encoded by the coding sequence ATGAGAAGCATGGATAAGCGTTTCTGTGCTTctgttcttgttcttctttgCTTGTTATCGtcaattcaagttatttttgctGCAAATTATGTTCCCACTGAGAAAACCCTCCTAGACTGTGGGGCCAACTCCGATCTACCTGATTCGGATGGTCGAGGTTGGACCTCGGATAAGGGttcttcattcttgtcttccTCTGGAAAATCATCCACAGCCACTGCTTCCACTCAAGATCCTGCCGTTCCCCAAGTTCCCTATCTAACAGCTCGCATTTTTCAGTCAAATTTTACCTATAGTTTCCCAGTGGTTTCTGGTCATAAATTCGTTCGTTTGTATTTCTATCCTTCTTCATACAATGGGCTTAATGCGTCCGATGCTCTCTTTTCTGTTACTGCTGGGTCTTATACACTTCTTAGCAATTTTAGTGTTGCTCAAACCACGGATGCTTTGAATTATGTTTCAATCATGAAGGAGTATTTGATCAATGTGGATGGTGATACATTGAACATAACTTTTAGTCCGTCTTCAAATCCTTCAAGTGCTTATGCATTTGTAAACGGGATTGAAATTGTGTCAATGCCGGACATTTATAGTAATGCTGATGGAGTGATGATTGCCGGCCAAGGTGTCCCATATGCCATCGACAATACTACTGCCCTTGAGAATGTATATAGGTTAAACGTGGGAGGTAATAGCATCACCCCATCTGGTGATACAGGTCTGTTTCGATCCTGGTCTGATGATCAAATATATCTTTATGGGGCAGCATTTGGTGTTCCAGAGAGTGCTGATCCAAATGTGAAGATTAGATATCCTCCAGGGATGCCCTCATATGGTGCCCCAGATAATGTGTATCTCACTGCTAGATCGATGGGGCCATCTTCTAAGGTCAACGTGAATTACAATTTGACTTGGATATTTAGCGTGGACTCTGGTTTCAGTTACTTGGTTAGGCTCCATTTCTGTGAGATTTCAAATATATCCAAGATCAATCAGAGGGTATTTGACATCTTTCTCAATAATCAAACTGTTGAAGAAGCAGCGGATGTCATTGCCTGGGCAGGGGGGAATGGGAACAATGGAGTTCCGGTTATTAAAGATTATGTCGTGGTAGTTCCTACTGGGCCTCCACAGCAGGATATGTGGCTTGCACTTCATCCTGATCTGAAATCAAAGCCTCAGTATTATGATTCAATATTAAATGGTGTGGAAATTTTCAAGCTAAACAGTTCAAATGGTAATCTTGCTGGACCAAATCCAATTCCTGCTCCTGAACAGGACATCATTGATCCCTCAAGGGCCAGACCAGTTTCTGGATCTGATCATTCAAAGAGTCAAACAGCGATTATAGCTGGAGGTGTGAGTGGTGGGGTTGTTCTAGCCATTGTCATTGGTTTTTGTGTTCTTGCTGCATCCAGACGCCATAGACAAGGGAAGGAGGCAAGTTCAAGTGATGGACCATCTGGGTGGCTTCCTCTTTCTCTTTATGGAAATTCGCATTCTGCGGGTTCAGCCAAGACAAATACTACAGGAAGTTATGCTTCCTCTCTACCTTCAAACCTTTGCCGGCACTTCTCATTCGCTGAGATTAAGTCTGCCACCAACAACTTTGATGAGGCTTTGCTCCTTGGGGTGGGAGGTTTTGGTAAAGTTTACAAAGGAGAAATTGATGGTGGAACAACTAAAGTTGCAATCAAGCGTGGTAATCCACTCTCTGAGCAAGGAGTGCATGAGTTCCAGACTGAAATTGAAATGCTTTCAAAACTTCGACATCGTCACCTTGTTTCACTGATTGGTTACTGTGAAGAAAATACTGAGATGATTCTTGTTTATGATTACATGGCTCATGGAACATTGCGTGAACATTTATACAAAACCCAAAAGCCCCCTTTGCCATGGAAGCAAAGACTTGAAATATGCATTGGGTCTGCTCGTGGTTTACACTATCTCCACACTGGGGCAAAGCACACTATTATCCACCGTGATGTTAAGACAACTAACATTCTTTTGGATGAGAAGTGGGTTGCCAAGGTCTCTGATTTTGGGCTGTCAAAGACAGGCCCTACTTTGGATCACACTCATGTCAGCACTGTTGTCAAAGGTAGTTTTGGCTATCTGGATCCAGAGTACTTCAGGAGGCAACAACTAACTGAAAAATCCGACGTGTACTCATTTGGAGTTGTGCTGTTTGAGATCCTGTGTGCTCGACCAGCCTTGAACCCAACACTGCCTAAGGAACAGGTGAGCCTGGCAGAATGGGCTGCTCATTGCCATAAGAAAGGCATTCTTGAACAGATTCTTGACCCCTATCTGAAGGGGAAGATCACACCAGAATGCTTCAAGAAGTTTGCTGAGACTGCAATGAAGTGCGTCTCTGACCAAAGCATTGACAGGCCTTCAATGGGTGATGTCCTCTGGAACCTAGAGTTCGCTTTGCAGCTACAAGAGAGTGCAGAGGATGGTGGCAAGGGTATTGTAGGTGCCGACGATGAGGAGGTGCCATTCAATGTTGCCTATAAAGGGAAAGCTCCTGATGCTTCCCCCGGTTATGATGGTATTGTGACTGATTCAAGAAGCAGTGGAATCAGCATGAGCATAGGCGGCCGGAGCCTCGCTAGCGAAGACTCTGATGGCTTAACACCAAGCGCAGTTTTCTCGCAGATCATGAACCCGAAAGGACGATGA
- the LOC133677696 gene encoding ubiquitin-conjugating enzyme E2 28, with amino-acid sequence MAAKRILKELKDLQKDPPTSCSAGPVAEDMFHWQATIMGPADSPYAGGVFLVTIHFPPDYPFKPPKVAFRTKVFHPNINSNGSICLDILKEQWSPALTISKVLLSICSLLTDPNPDDPLVPEIAHMYKTDRAKYEATARSWTQKYAMG; translated from the exons ATGGCTGCAAAGCGTATCTTGAAGGAACTCAAGGATTTACAGAAGGATCCACCTACTTCTTGCAGTGCAG GTCCTGTAGCTGAAGATATGTTTCACTGGCAAGCAACAATAATGGGACCTGCTGATAGTCCATATGCAGGTGGGGTGTTTCTAGTAACCATCCATTTCCCTCCTGATTATCCTTTCAAACCTCCAAAG GTTGCGTTTAGGACCAAGGTCTTTCATCCCAACATTAATAGTAATGGAAGCATTTGTCTTGATATCCTCAAAGAGCAGTGGAGTCCTGCTCTTACCATTTCTAAG GTACTGCTCTCCATTTGCTCATTGCTGACTGATCCAAATCCTGATGACCCTCTTGTACCAGAGATTGCCCATATGTACAAGACTGACCGAGCCAAATATGAAGCCACTGCTCGCAGTTGGACACAGAAGTATGCCATGGGCTGA
- the LOC133677679 gene encoding mannan endo-1,4-beta-mannosidase 6-like has product MDTHKRVFGFKIIFLVSVFILLNESSKCSSSGVMDDEQFKTMVEEVDNHLPSSSSSQGVYELNDVEEDEWLMVAKKGNQFVINDQPFYVNGFNTYWLMVFAADQSTRGKVTEVFQKASSIGLSVCRTWAFNDGQWRALQKSPGVYDEDVFKALDFVVSEAKQYKIRLILSLANNWDAYGGKAQYVKWGKASGLNLTSDDDFFSHPTLRSYYKAHVKAVLNRVNTITNITYKDDPTIFAWELMNEPRCTSDPSGDKLQSWITDMAVYVKSMDAKHLVEIGLEGFYGPSAPDRAQFNPNSYATQVGTDFIRNHQVLGVDFASVHIYADSWISQTITDSHIQFTKSWMEAHIEDAEKYLGMPVVFAEFGVSSKDPGYNSSFRDTLINTVYKTLLNSTKRGGSGAGSLLWQLFPDGTDYMDDGYAIVLSKSPSTSNIISLHSTRVAIVNSMCSWKCKWGCKKRNPLEAFLYHDDL; this is encoded by the exons ATGGATACCCACAAGAGGGTATTTGGGTTCAAGATCATTTTCTTAGTGTCCgtttttattcttcttaatGAAAGTTCAAAATGCAGCAGCTCTGGTGTTATGGATGatgaacaatttaaaacaatggTGGAGGAAGTAGACAATCATCTACCATCTTCTAGCTCAAGTCAAGG GGTTTATGAGTTGAATGATGTGGAAGAAGATGAATGGCTAATGGTGGCAAAGAAAGGAAACCAGTTTGTGATCAATGACCAACCTTTCTATGTCAATGGATTTAACACATACTGGCTGATGGTGTTTGCTGCTGATCAATCTACCAGAGGAAAGGTCACTGAGGTTTTCCAAAAAGCATCCTCAATTGGTCTATCAGTTTGCAGGACTTGGGCTTTTAATGATGGTCAATGGAGAGCTCTTCAAAAATCTCCAGGTGTTTATGATGAAGATGTTTTCAAG GCCCTGGATTTTGTGGTCAGTGAAGCAAAGCAGTACAAGATCAGGCTCATATTATCATTGGCTAACAATTGGGATGCATATGGTGGAAAAGCACAATATGTTAAATGGGGAAAAGCTTCTGGCCTTAATTTGACATCTGATGATGATTTCTTCTCTCATCCAACTCTCAGAAGCTACTACAAGGCTCATGTCAAG GCGGTATTGAATAGAGTCAATACGATCACAAACATAACCTACAAGGATGACCCTACAATATTTGCTTGGGAGCTGATGAATGAACCTCGATGCACCTCAGATCCCTCTGGCGATAAACTGCAG tCATGGATAACAGACATGGCAGTATATGTGAAAAGCATGGACGCAAAGCACTTAGTAGAGATTGGATTGGAGGGATTTTATGGACCATCGGCTCCTGACAGGGCTCAGTTCAATCCAAACTCGTATGCTACGCAAGTTGGAACCGACTTTATCAGGAACCATCAGGTTCTTGGTGTCGATTTTGCTTCTGTTCACATATATGCAGACTCCTG GATTTCGCAAACAATTACGGATTCTCATATCCAATTCACCAAGTCATGGATGGAAGCTCACATAGAGGATGCTGAGAAATATCTGGGAATGCCGGTTGTGTTCGCTGAGTTTGGTGTATCTTCAAAAGATCCTGGATACAACTCATCATTCCGCGACACACTAATTAACACAGTGTACAAGACCCTCTTGAACTCAACCAAGAGAGGTGGGAGTGGAGCTGGGAGCCTTCTGTGGCAGCTTTTCCCTGACGGGACAGACTACATGGATGATGGATATGCAATTGTTCTATCAAAATCTCCTTCCACATCAAACATCATTTCCCTCCATTCAACACGAGTCGCAATCGTCAATTCCATGTGTTCATGGAAATGCAAATGGGGCTGCAAGAAGAGGAATCCTTTAGAGGCATTCCTCTACCATGATGATTTGTAA
- the LOC133676522 gene encoding thioredoxin H-type produces MGLCLAKRNHDADDDEPHIELAGGNVHLITTKERWDQKLSEASRDGKIVLANFSARWCGPCKQIAPYYIELSENYPSLMFLVIDVDELSDFSASWEIKATPTFFFLRDGQQLDKLVGANKPELHKKITAILDSLPPSAK; encoded by the exons ATGGGACTTTGCTTGGCTAAG CGCAACCATGATGCGGATGATGATGAACCACATATCGAGCTTGCTGGTGGTAATGTGCACCTCATTACCACAAAAGAGAGATGGGATCAGAAGCTGTCAGAAGCAAGCAGGGATGGCAAAATT GTGCTCGCAAATTTCAGTGCAAGATGGTGCGGTCCTTGTAAACAGATTGCACCATACTACATTGAGCTATCGGAAAACTACCCTTCTCTGATGTTCTTAGTGATTGATGTTGATGAACTATCT GACTTTAGTGCTTCATGGGAGATCAAAGCTACTCCTACTTTCTTCTTCCTTCGAGATGGGCAGCAGCTGGACAAGCTTGTGGGAGCCAACAAGCCAGAGTTACATAAGAAGATAACTGCTATTTTAGACTCATTGCCCCCTAGTGCCAAATGA